A region from the Aphis gossypii isolate Hap1 unplaced genomic scaffold, ASM2018417v2 Contig00597, whole genome shotgun sequence genome encodes:
- the LOC126554770 gene encoding uncharacterized protein LOC126554770: MYVLTAKLNQDCLEKFFGIIRQVAGPNDHPSTPTFLQLYRMLSVYSLIKPPKTGNCTIFEDNIPIITVTDLKDIINDPTNTSDRINKIEKLKEKINHIVDKGCWDADDVFTEHNYSNSAVFDCIVYYLAG, from the exons atgtatgttttgACGGCCAAATTAAATCAAGATTGTTTGGaa AAGTTTTTTGGTATTATACGTCAGGTAGCTGGACCAAATGATCATCCGTCCACACCTACATTTCTCCAGCTTTATAGGATGCTGTCTGTATATTCACTTATTAAACCACCAAAGACTGGTAACTGTACAATTTTtgaag ACAACATTCCAATCATTACAGTCACAGATTTAAAGGATATCATTAATGACCCAACTAATACTTCTGATAGAATTAATAAGattgaaaaactaaaagaaaaaattaatcatattgtaGATAAGGGATGCTGGGATGCTGATGATGTTTTTACTGagcataattattcaaattctgctgtttttgattgtattgtgtattatttagctgggtaa
- the LOC126554767 gene encoding uncharacterized protein LOC126554767 has protein sequence MSETNMDSYIKEMYEDEPVLTQREIIQQMYTEIPDEVNHDISVEEDKELLNESSQPSYSEPCSSNSTSTTMTSNILNPPSLTIPTPSQITISPTLTPNYSCSTFKAKTPSWFEKYENMKKRSNQYTKY, from the exons ATGTCTGAAACAAATATGGACAGTTATATTAaag AAATGTATGAAGATGAACCTGTATTAACGCAGAGAGAGATTATCCAACAAATGTATACAGAAATTCCTGATGAAGTAAATCATGACATTAGCGTCGAAGAAGATAAAG aattactgAATGAGTCATCTCAGCCATCTTACAGTGAGCCTTGTAGTTCTAATTCTACATCCACAACAATGACATCAAATATTCTAAATCCACCTTCACTTACAATTCCAACACCatcacaaataacaatatcacCAACGTTGACACCAAATTATTCTTGCTCTACATTTAAAGCCAAGACACCATCATGGTtcgaaaaatatgaaaatatgaaaaaaagatCAAATCAGTACACAAAGTATTGA
- the LOC126554765 gene encoding uncharacterized protein LOC126554765, which produces MEQINDSVEILNVVKSIVYHLNITNLANMTQKIIALPINNIKLLEEVTDIIYDRALQRQNYTHVYADMCVNLINDSKFNKLITNTEISFQKVLLKKCSDVIRTSTKHNPRELDELKQIMQNKKKEPQMFIGALNRYQFEFSKRVISNCRFISELYRKGAFPEKIILSYITDLSYENEELQLYCLCIILQLTGPILSKEYDLNEKIDTLLFAINKFKISSTLKCFILKVQKMHSEGWIKEESNKYIGNIYTKFSELPKEMKNMYTLKSYNIMALLIYDECYDVLFDFVDNKKIDQVIRLLKMNKFLIRYDPITFVVSMILVALEENQNIRNYAGKLLDNIVKKKLLSNHSIRSGVNKVLNDLGIKEEYPNLSNLMLDITSQFKV; this is translated from the exons atgGAACAAATAAATGACTCAgtt gaaatattgaatgttgtaaaatcaattgttTATCATTTGAATATCACCAACTTGGCTAACATgacacaaaaaattattgctttgccaataaataatataaaactacttGAAGAAGTAaccgatataatatacgatcga gCTTTACAAAGACAAAATTACACACACGTATATGCCGATATGTGtgtaaatttgattaatgactcaaaatttaataaacttattacaaatactgaaatttcatttcaaaaagttctgttaaaaaaatgctCCGACGTTATTCGTACTTCAACAAAACATAACCCACGAGAATTAGACGAATTAAAACAGATaatgcaaaacaaaaaaaag gAGCCACAAATGTTTATAGGCGCTTTAAATCGTTATCAATTTGAATTTAGCAAAAGAGTTATATCAAATTGCAG ATTTATCAGTGAACTGTATAGAAAGGGTGCTTTtccagaaaaaattatattgtcataCATTACAGACTTAAGTTATGAAAATGAAGAATTacaattgtattgtttatgtataatacttcAATTAACAGGTCcaatattatcaaaa gaatatgatttaaacgaaaaaattgatacacttttatttgctataaataaattcaaaatatcatcaacattaaaatgttttatactcaAAGTACAAAAAATGCATTCTGAGGGATGGATAAAGGagg aATCCAACAAATATATTGGAAACATTTATACGAAATTTAGTGAATTACcaaaagaaatgaaaaatatgtatacattaaaatcatataatataatggcatTGTTGATTTATGATGAGTGTTATGATGTTCTATTCGACTTTGTCGACAACAAGAAAAttgat CAAgttatacgtttattaaaaatgaacaaatttttGATTCGTTATGATCCTATAACTTTTGTTGTATCAATGATTCTTGTGGCACTAgaagaaaatcaaaacataagAAATTATGCTGGAAaacttttagataatattgttaaaaagaaattattgtcAAATCATTCAATTCGATCAGG aGTCAACAAAGTATTGAATGACTTAGGCATTAAGGAAGAATATCCAAATTTGTCAAATTTAATGTTAGATATAACTAgtcaatttaaagtttaa